The Glycine soja cultivar W05 chromosome 6, ASM419377v2, whole genome shotgun sequence genome has a window encoding:
- the LOC114417360 gene encoding protein MAIN-LIKE 1-like — protein MLDDVASLLHLPIVGDLHAFQPLHIDVAMLMLVELLMVSPEVAMAETGHCNGPYVRLSWLRDIYQRRCQTQHWTAAARAYLFHLLGCTPFANKSATHVHVVFLDALRDLTQTRRYAWGAVGLVHMYDHLNDASISTNRQVTGYITLLQCWMYEHFSSVAECNADPDYDEVSPRACRWIATKKTVKKISTVTYRQRLDRLRIPDVCWMPYWEHRPVQDFHLISCFSGQLRWGSVVVRCRPKRVMRQFGYVQGIPAHPDGSWLSFDDVDNKWTHYSDHLAQQVTYVLCLVSVRPTT, from the exons ATGCTGGATGATGTCGCGTCTCTTCTTCATCTGCCGATCGTTGGCGACCTCCATGCCTTCCAGCCTTTGCACATCGATGTGGCGATGCTGATGTTGGTTGAGTTACTGATGGTCTCACCAGAGGTAGCCATGGCCGAGACAGGACATTGTAATGGACCATACGTACGCCTGTCTTGGCTACGAGACATATATCAGCGCAGATGTCAGACCCAACATTGGACAGCTGCAGCTCGTGCTTATCTTTTTCATCTTCTGGGTTGCACTccttttgctaataagagtgcaacccaTGTTCATGTTGTGTTCTTAGACGCCTTGCGTGACCTCACTCAGACTAGGAGGTATGCATGGGGAGCTGTTGGCCTCGTGCATATGTACGATCACCTTAATGATGCCAGTATCAGCACCAACCGACAGGTTACTGGTTACATCACATTGTTACAA TGTTGGATGTATGAGCATTTTTCGTCAGTTGCGGAGTGCAACGCTGATCCAGACTACGACGAGGTGTCACCACGTGCGTGTCGGTGGATTGCCACGAAGAAGACTGTCAAGAAGATATCTACAGTGACGTACAGGCAGCGCTTGGATCGTCTCAGGATTCCAGATGTCTGCTGGATGCCATATTGGGAGCACCGACCGGTCCAGGACTTTCATTTGATTTCATGTTTTTCAGGACAGCTCCGCTGGGGTTCCGTTGTTGTCAGATGCAGGCCGAAGAGGGTTATGCGCCAGTTTGGATACGTCCAGGGTATTCCTGCACACCCTGACGGTTCATGGCTGTCATTTGATGACGTAGACAATAAGTGGACGCACTACTCAGACCATCTTGCGCAGCAGGTGACATATGTGTTGTGCTTGGTTAGTGTGCGCCCGACTACATAG